gTTGTTATCGGCTTATTCCAACCAATTATTTGACCTTTCCGGTCCCTCCATGGTTGCATGTAAGTGCAAAAATGGACACGCATATTTTGGTCCCCTCTAGAATCAAGAAACGAGAAGAAAATAACAGATCGAGAGGATCAGGAGCTAGAAGGATTCCAAACAAACCCTAGATAGGTACATATCTCTTCAGCGCCTGCTTCCCAGCGACAGCAGCTCCCACCATCAACCCCCCGATGGCGCCAGCGACAGCCGCCGAACGCGGCCCATTCGCGGCCTTGAACAGGGCCCCGGTGCCGAGCCCAGCAGTCACGCTGTTGATCCAGTCATCAGTATCCCTAGCAGCGACCATCCCGCTCTCCATCCCTGCATACAGGAGGCCGAGCACGCCGAGGCGGTTTCCGATCCGGCGGCCGTCCTGGCCGGATGAATTGAGGATGCGGTTGACGCGGATCTTGGGGGTGTCGCCAGGTTCGGCGGCGCGGAGGGCGCGGTGGAGGCCGAGGGAGGCGCCGGCAACGGCGCCGGTGAGGTAGCCGATGCCGGTGTAGTAGGTGAGGTTCTCGCCCCAGGAGCGGCGCTGGGCAACGGACTCCTCCTGGAAAAGGAACTCCGGCGAGGTGGGGAGGTCGTAGAGGTTCCGGTAGGGGATCTGGAGGTCCTGGTAGGGGTTGTAGAGCCTCCGGCCGGGCTCCTGCCGGCGATCGGGGTCGTCTC
Above is a genomic segment from Phoenix dactylifera cultivar Barhee BC4 chromosome 2, palm_55x_up_171113_PBpolish2nd_filt_p, whole genome shotgun sequence containing:
- the LOC103719477 gene encoding mitochondrial import inner membrane translocase subunit TIM23-1-like, with translation MADPRIYGGDDPDRRQEPGRRLYNPYQDLQIPYRNLYDLPTSPEFLFQEESVAQRRSWGENLTYYTGIGYLTGAVAGASLGLHRALRAAEPGDTPKIRVNRILNSSGQDGRRIGNRLGVLGLLYAGMESGMVAARDTDDWINSVTAGLGTGALFKAANGPRSAAVAGAIGGLMVGAAVAGKQALKRYVPI